The following proteins are co-located in the Hevea brasiliensis isolate MT/VB/25A 57/8 chromosome 11, ASM3005281v1, whole genome shotgun sequence genome:
- the LOC110662997 gene encoding putative vesicle-associated membrane protein 726 — translation MGQKSLIYSFVSRGNVILAEYTEFSGNFNSIAFQCLQKLPGTNNKFTYNCDAHTFNYLVDNGYTYCVVADESAGRQVPMAFLERVREDFMTKYGSGKASTAPAKSLDKEFGPKLKENMQYCADHPEEISKLAKVQAQVSEVKGVMMENIEKVLDRGEKIELLVDKTQNLHQQAQDFRSTGTKIRRKMWLQNMKIKLIVLGILIALILIIVLSVCKGFNCGK, via the exons ATGGGCCAGAAATCGTTGATCTACTCATTCGTTTCCCGTGGAAATGTGATTCTTGCTGAGTACACAGAATTCAGTGGCAATTTCAATTCCATAGCGTTTCAGTGCCTGCAGAAGCTCCCTGGCACCAACAATAAATTCACTTACAACTGCGATGCCCACACCTTTAATTACCTCGTTGACAATGGCTATA CTTATTGCGTAGTTGCAGATGAATCAGCAGGAAGACAAGTTCCTATGGCTTTTCTGGAGCGTGTCAGGGAAGACTTCATGACAAAATATGGCAGTGGAAAAGCTTCCACTGCTCCAGCCAAAAGCCTTGACAAGGAATTTGG GCCAAAGCTAAaggaaaatatgcaatattgtgCTGATCATCCTGAAGAGATAAGCAAGCTTGCAAAAGTGCAAGCTCAGGTTTCAGAAGTTAAAGGGGTCATGATGGAGAATATCGAAAAG GTTTTAGATAGAGGGGAGAAAATTGAACTTCTGGTGGATAAGACTCAGAACCTTCATCAACAG GCACAAGACTTTCGAAGCACAGGGACAAAGATTCGTAGGAAAATGTGGCTGCAGAATATGAAGATCAAGCTGATTGTTTTGGGTATACTGATTGCGTTAATCCTCATCATAGTCCTATCTGTTTGCAAAGGTTTCAACTGTGGAAAATGA